A genomic stretch from Methanocella sp. includes:
- a CDS encoding heme ABC transporter ATP-binding protein gives MLDITSLSFNYGTVKVLDDITFSADKGECIGIIGPNGSGKSTLLKTLSKILKPTSGRVVICGKELERYTPKELARHMAVVPQDTNMDFDFTCLEVVLMGRNPHMGRFELEGRKDMDIALESMMLTNTWHLRERPFSELSGGERQRVIIARALAQEPSILLLDEPVSHLDINHQIEILDLVKRLKDERGLVVIVILHDLNLAARYCDRLILLSENRILATGSPEDVLIQENIRRAFGANVMVKKHPVTGYLYVTLLDVPGAAGPSNGRTVHLVCGAGTGTQLMYLLRSHGYNVTTGALNVLDSDYDTALQLGIPAVSEAPFSPITPEAYAQVVGLMKKADVIVISDVPFGWGNLKNLEAALASGRPVIMVEKNDINDFTNGSATAMVQKIRDNGGLTVKNGEELIENLEKKLLC, from the coding sequence ATGCTGGATATCACAAGCCTCTCTTTCAACTATGGCACCGTAAAAGTGCTCGACGATATCACGTTTAGCGCCGATAAGGGCGAATGTATAGGCATCATCGGCCCCAACGGCTCGGGCAAGTCCACGCTGCTTAAGACGCTCAGTAAGATCCTAAAGCCGACCTCCGGCAGGGTCGTCATCTGCGGGAAGGAGCTGGAGCGCTATACGCCGAAAGAGCTGGCCAGGCACATGGCCGTCGTGCCCCAGGACACGAACATGGACTTCGACTTTACCTGCCTGGAGGTGGTCCTCATGGGCCGGAACCCGCACATGGGTCGGTTCGAGCTCGAGGGCAGGAAAGACATGGATATCGCCCTGGAGTCCATGATGCTCACCAACACCTGGCACCTCCGGGAAAGGCCTTTCTCCGAATTAAGCGGAGGCGAACGGCAGCGCGTCATTATCGCCAGGGCGCTGGCCCAGGAGCCGTCTATATTGCTTCTGGACGAGCCCGTCTCGCACCTGGACATCAACCACCAGATAGAGATCCTGGACCTGGTAAAGCGCCTGAAGGACGAGCGCGGCCTCGTCGTCATCGTCATCCTGCACGACCTCAACCTGGCGGCCCGCTACTGCGACCGCCTCATTCTGCTGTCGGAAAACCGGATACTGGCGACGGGCAGCCCGGAAGATGTGCTGATACAGGAGAATATCCGCAGGGCGTTCGGCGCGAACGTCATGGTAAAAAAGCACCCTGTAACCGGCTACCTGTACGTGACATTGCTGGACGTGCCGGGAGCCGCCGGCCCCTCCAACGGCCGCACCGTGCACCTCGTCTGCGGCGCAGGCACGGGGACTCAGCTCATGTACCTGCTCCGGTCGCATGGATATAACGTGACCACGGGCGCCCTGAACGTGCTCGATTCCGACTACGATACCGCCCTGCAGCTCGGCATCCCCGCCGTGAGCGAGGCGCCGTTCTCGCCCATAACGCCCGAGGCATATGCGCAGGTCGTCGGCCTGATGAAAAAAGCTGACGTTATCGTGATCTCGGATGTGCCGTTCGGCTGGGGCAACCTGAAGAACCTCGAAGCCGCCCTCGCTTCCGGCAGGCCTGTGATCATGGTCGAGAAGAACGATATTAATGACTTTACGAACGGAAGCGCGACCGCTATGGTCCAAAAGATCAGGGATAACGGGGGACTGACTGTGAAAAATGGAGAAGAATTAATCGAAAATCTTGAGAAAAAATTGCTGTGTTGA